One Solanum pennellii chromosome 9, SPENNV200 DNA segment encodes these proteins:
- the LOC107031373 gene encoding uncharacterized protein LOC107031373, producing MEGSVRSGGVVKKKSSSGCLIIKKKDDRIGMGGGGGVGTSRGSQKVKKRPRMVESASESSEESLEPIRRKGGEKFHNGSVGSAKSGVESRDFGRNENIESESKRSKLDLFDFDEYDEFNEEMKWNAARTGSSSRNMIIEKSKHSNIDSSKERSDSDDDDEAHMPISLLRLKSRELSQEPIRFQGKNGVLKVMVNKKKKIDLSSHKDYDVESRKGSSSDDVVKKDLLRRASLHSDSKRPEKRPLSIKTEQAELKSQKAFLAKGIKSIDSENDGTDTSLKLAPPSSKTRRIKEESRSVAVEDVTPAKNKEGKLKRRGSMEKQQLQPASSKARVIKEENRSTAAENITPAKSKEGKLKRGASTEKQQLRERIRGMLIEAGWTIDYRPRRNRDYLDAVYINPSGTAYWSIIKAYDALQKQSEEDPGKRKVDGGSTSFAPLADDLINKLTRQTRKKIEKEMKKKRKDDAKNRDYMKSTMQESSEDTDDDQHEERLSSYAKKKGKFLKCKSHATDQETDGDTSDDSSKGGRSRQEMSGKSSIGAASSEIQGRKSRIIGRCTLLVRRSDKEQDSESDGYVPYTGKRTLLAWMIDSGTAKLSQKVQYMNRRRTRVKLEGWITRDGIHCGCCSKILPVSKFELHAGSTLRQPYQNIILESGVSLLECLVDAWNRQGESDREDFHTVNADSDDPDDDTCGRCGDGGDLICCDGCPSTFHQSCLGVQMLPPGDWLCPNCTCKFCNTGSTITEEGGGAVDELLWCSLCEKKYHKSCSLDMNAISSSSNNPSVSFCGQKCQELYDHLQKILGVKHEIEAGFSWSLIQRTDLDSDHSHHAFSQRVECNSKLAVALTVMDECFLPIVDRKSGINIIHNVLYNCGSNFTRLNFHGFYTAILERGDEIISAASIRIHGTQLAEMPYIGTRNIYRRQGMCRRLLSAIETVLSTLKVQKLIIPAISEHMHTWTVVFGFNSLEDSSRLEMKSINMLVFPGTDMLQKRLQNGETLEAGTNAGDSKHSVPWLPALIEKADKDSDSPTKCDGNLHDQACIEKVDDGVGASDSPSTPVDLSDSALVRTESADCGSDIHISTKEATSVQCNVEKKLPESSTISMPSSPSGASIGNADSGDVSSGPSTEVDDQSSEPVHQKLCISLDEASARNIEVEKQNEELSDNISIDANGKGLSADTKASCFKEPAAPSAEEETDETKVSVCVSATCESTKPSIDVLSDSTQPSTLGMQNGRNVALKQTSDIKRLDDGDVSLEDGNLDASSIGDGVNDNNGAEVSSSKPAIDSSVETSLNAAPENNSDCQLSLCPGSQACGLNPSDGCSEANVSVDERIVHYDPGQAETHEVTVAGSCSGTVDFSADASAELADEEKS from the exons ATGGAGGGTAGTGTGAGATCAGGGGGTGtagtgaaaaagaaaagttcATCTGGGTGTTTGATAATTAAGAAGAAAGATGATAGAATAGGTATGGGTGGAGGAGGGGGTGTGGGTACTTCAAGGGGTTCACAGAAGGTGAAAAAGAGGCCTAGAATGGTTGAGAGTGCTTCGGAGTCGAGTGAAGAGTCATTGGAGCCAATTAGGAGAAAGGGTGGAGAGAAATTTCACAATGGGTCAGTTGGCAGTGCAAAAAGTGGTGTGGAAAGTAGAGATTTTGGTAGGAATGAGAATATTGAAAGTGAGAGTAAGAGAAGTAAGTTAGATTTGTTTGATTTCGACGAATACGATGAATTCAATGAGGAGATGAAGTGGAATGCTGCAAGAACTGGGAGTTCTAGTAGGAATATGATCATTGAGAAGAGTAAGCACTCTAATATTGATAGTTCTAAGGAAAGGAGTGATTCTGATGATGACGATGAAGCACATATGCCAATTTCATTGCTTAGGTTGAAGAGTAGGGAATTGTCTCAAGAACCTATCAGATTTCAAGGGAAAAATGGAGTCTTGAAGGTAATGgtgaataagaagaagaagatagacTTATCATCACACAAGGATTATGATGTCGAAAGTAGGAAAGGTTCCAGTTCTGACGATGTTGTCAAGAAGGATTTGCTACGTCGAGCTTCTTTGCACTCGGATTCTAAACGCCCTGAAAAACGACCATTGTCCATTAAAACAGAGCAGGCTGAGTTGAAATCACAAAAAGCTTTCTTGGCAAAAGGCATTAAGTCTATAGACTCTGAAAACGATGGAACTGATACATCACTTAAGTTGGCACCACCTAGTTCAAAGACGAGGAGGATTAAGGAAGAAAGCAGGTCTGTAGCAGTTGAAGATGTTACCCCTGCTAAGAACAAAGAAGGAAAATTGAAACGTCGTGGGAGTATGGAGAAGCAGCAGCTTCAGCCTGCTAGCTCAAAGGCTAGGGTGATTAAGGAAGAAAACAGGTCCACAGCAGCTGAAAATATTACCCCTGCCAAAAGCAAAGAAGGAAAATTGAAACGAGGTGCGAGTACTGAGAAGCAGCAACTGCGTGAGAGGATCAGAGGAATGCTTATTGAAGCTGGATGGACCATTGACTATAGACCAAGAAGGAACAGAGATTACTTGGATGCAGTGTATATTAATCCTAGTGGAACAGCATACTGGTCAATAATTAAGGCTTATGATGCACTGCAAAAACAGTCAGAGGAAGATCCaggaaaaagaaaagttgaTGGTGGCTCAACTTCGTTTGCTCCATTAGCTGATGATTTAATCAATAAGCTAACCAGGCAAACACGGAAGAAGATCgagaaagaaatgaaaaagaaaagaaaagatgatGCCAAGAACAGAGATTACATGAAGTCTACTATGCAAGAGTCTTCCGAGGACACAGATGATGATCAGCATGAGGAAAGGCTAAGTAGCTATGCCAAGAAGAAAGGTAAGTTTCTGAAATGCAAGTCGCATGCAACAGATCAGGAGACTGATGGTGATACAAGTGACGATTCTTCAAAGGGAGGAAGATCTAGGCAAGAGATGTCCGGAAAATCATCTATTGGAGCTGCTTCCAGTGAAATACAGGGAAGAAAAAGTAGGATAATTGGGAGATGTACATTGTTGGTTCGCAGGTCTGATAAGGAGCAAGATTCTGAAAGCGATGGCTATGTTCCTTATACTGGAAAGAGAACCTTATTGGCCTGGATGATCGACTCTGGGACAGCGAAGTTAAGTCAGAAGGTTCAATATATGAATCGTAGGAGGACCAGAGTAAAGCTAGAAGGTTGGATAACACGAGATGGCATCCATTGTGGGTGCTGTAGTAAAATTCTTCCAGTTTCAAAATTTGAGCTGCATGCAGGAAGTACATTGCGTCAACCGTATCAAAACATAATCTTGGAGTCTGGTGTTTCTTTGCTGGAGTGCCTGGTTGATGCATGGAATCGGCAAGGAGAATCTGATCGCGAAGATTTCCACACTGTAAATGCAGACAGTGATGACCCTGATGATGATACTTGTGGTAGATGTGGTGATGGTGGGGACCTTATCTGTTGTGATGGTTGCCCTTCGACTTTTCATCAAAGCTGTCTGGGTGTACAA ATGCTTCCTCCAGGTGATTGGCTCTGTCCAAATTGCACATGCAAATTTTGTAACACCGGCAGTACTATCACAGAGGAAGGTGGGGGAGCTGTAGATGAGCTTCTCTGGTGCAGCCTCTGTGAGAAAAAAT ATCATAAATCATGCAGTCTTGATATGAATGCTATATCCTCTAGTTCTAATAATCCATCTGTATCGTTTTGCGGGCAGAAATGCCAAGAG CTGTATGATCATCTGCAGAAGATTCTTGGTGTCAAACATGAGATTGAAGCTGGATTCTCATGGTCCCTAATTCAACGAACGGATTTGGACTCTGATCATTCTCATCATGCCTTTTCTCAACGGGTGGAGTGCAATTCTAAACTAGCTGTTGCACTGACTGTTATGGATGAATGTTTTTTGCCAATTGTGGATAGGAAAAGTGGCATCAATATTATTCATAATGTTCTTTATAACTGCGG CTCAAACTTTACTCGGTTGAATTTTCATGGCTTCTATACGGCAATCTTGGAAAGGGGCGATGAAATAATATCTGCTGCATCCATAAG GATCCATGGAACTCAACTAGCGGAAATGCCATACATTGGGACCAGGAATATATATAGGCGCCAAGGGATGTGCCGCCGGTTGCTGTCTGCTATTGAGACG GTCCTCTCCACACTAAAAGTTCAGAAGTTGATTATTCCTGCTATATCTGAGCATATGCATACTTGGACCGTAGTTTTTGGATTTAATTCACTTGAGGATTCATCAAGGCTAGAGATGAAGTCCATCAATATGTTGGTGTTTCCTGGGACAGATATGCTACAAAAGAGGTTACAAAATGGAGAGACCCTAGAgg CTGGTACAAATGCTGGTGATTCGAAACATAGTGTTCCTTGGTTGCCTGCTTTGATTGAAAAAGCTGATAAGGACTCCGACTCCCCTACTAAGTGCGACGGGAACTTGCATGATCAAGCCTGCATAGAAAAAGTTGATGACGGTGTTGGTGCTTCTGATTCTCCATCTACACCTGTCGATTTAAGTGATAGTGCTTTGGTTAGAACAGAAAGTGCTGATTGTGGATCAGATATTCATATCTCCACTAAGGAGGCTACATCTGTCCAATGCAATGTGGAGAAGAAGCTGCCTGAATCGAGCACAATATCAATGCCCTCCTCTCCTTCCGGTGCAAGTATAGGAAACGCTGATTCAGGAGATGTTTCATCGGGTCCTTCCACAGAAGTTGATGACCAATCATCTGAGCCAGTCCATCAAAAATTGTGCATTTCATTGGATGAAGCTTCTGCCAGAAACATTGAGGTTGAGAAACAGAATGAGGAGCTTTCAGATAATATCTCCATTGATGCCAATGGGAAAGGTTTATCGGCAGATACCAAAGCTAGTTGTTTTAAAGAACCTGCTGCACCAAGTGCAGAAGAAGAAACTGACGAGACAAAAGTTTCAGTATGTGTCTCTGCAACTTGTGAGAGTACAAAGCCTTCCATAGATGTCCTCTCAGACTCTACTCAACCAAGTACACTTGGCATGCAGAATGGGCGAAATGTGGCTTTAAAGCAAACTTCTGATATTAAACGTCTTGATGATGGAGATGTTTCCTTGGAGGATGGTAATTTGGATGCCTCTTCAATTGGTGATGGAGTTAATGACAATAATGGTGCTGAAGTTTCTTCTTCTAAACCTGCAATTGATTCCTCGGTTGAAACTTCTTTGAATGCTGCCCCAGAAAATAACAGTGACTGTCAACTTTCTCTCTGTCCTGGATCTCAAGCATGTGGCTTGAACCCTTCTGATGGCTGTTCTGAAGCAAACGTTTCTGTTGACGAGAGGATAGTTCACTATGATCCTGGTCAGGCAGAAACTCATGAAGTAACTGTAGCGGGCAGTTGCAGTGGAACTGTTGATTTTTCTGCTGATGCTTCTGCAGAACTTGCCGATGAAGAAAAGAGTTAG